One part of the Eptesicus fuscus isolate TK198812 chromosome 20, DD_ASM_mEF_20220401, whole genome shotgun sequence genome encodes these proteins:
- the CRHR1 gene encoding corticotropin-releasing factor receptor 1 has translation MGRALLLLGLNPVSAFLQDQHCESLSLASNISGLQCNASVDLIGTCWPQSPAGQLVVRPCPAYFYGVRYNTTNNGYRECLANGSWAARVNYSECQEILSEEKKNKVHFHLAIIINNLGHCVSLVALLVAFVLFLRLRSIRCLRNIIHWNLISAFILRNATWFVVQLTISPEVHQSNVGWCRLVTAAYNYFHVTNFFWMFGEGCYLHTAIVLTYSTDRLRKWMFILIGWGVPFPIIVAWAIGKLYYDNEKCWFGKRPGVYTDYIYQGPMILVLLINFIFLFNIVRILMTKLRASTTSETIQYRKAVKATLVLLPLLGITYMLFFVNPGEDEVSRVVFIYFNSFLESFQGFFVSVFYCFLNSEVRSAIRKRWHRWQDKHSIRARVARAMSIPTSPTRVSFHSIKQSTGV, from the exons GACTGCAGTGCAATGCATCCGTGGACCTCATTGGCACCTGCTGGCCCCAGAGCCCCGCGGGGCAGCTGGTGGTTCGGCCCTGCCCTGCCTATTTCTACGGTGTCCGCTACAACACCACAA ACAACGGTTACAGAGAGTGCCTGGCCAACGGCAGCTGGGCCGCCCGCGTGAACTACTCAGAGTGCCAGGAGATCCTCAGCGAGGAG AAGAAGAACAAGGTGCACTTCCATCTTGCTATCATCATCAACAACCTGGGCCACTGCGTCTCCCTGGTGGCCCTCCTGGTGGCCTTTGTCCTTTTTCTGCGGCTCAG GAGCATCCGGTGCCTCAGAAACATCATCCACTGGAACCTCATCTCGGCCTTCATCCTGCGCAATGCCACGTGGTTCGTGGTCCAGCTCACCATAAGCCCCGAAGTCCACCAGAGCAACGTG ggcTGGTGCAGGTTGGTGACAGCCGCCTACAACTACTTCCACGTGACCAACTTCTTCTGGATGTTTGGGGAGGGCTGCTACCTGCACACGGCCATCGTGCTCACGTACTCCACCGACCGGCTGCGCAAGTGGATGTTCATCCTCATTGGCTGGG GTGTGCCTTTCCCCATCATCGTGGCCTGGGCCATTGGGAAGCTGTACTACGACAATGAGAA GTGCTGGTTTGGCAAAAGGCCTGGGGTTTACACCGACTACATCTACCAGGGCCCCATGATCTTGGTCCTGCTG ATcaattttatcttccttttcaacATCGTCCGCATCCTCATGACCAAACTTCGGGCGTCCACCACGTCTGAGACCATTCAGTACAG gaaGGCTGTGAAGGCCACTCTGGTACTGCTCCCCCTCCTGGGCATCACCTACATGCTGTTCTTCGTGAACCCCGGGGAGGATGAGGTCTCCCGGGTCGTCTTCATCTACTTCAACTCCTTCCTGGAGTCCTTCCAG gGTTTCTTCGTGTCTGTGTTCTACTGTTTCCTCAACAGCGAG GTCCGCTCTGCCATCCGGAAGAGGTGGCACCGATGGCAGGACAAGCACTCGATCCGCGCCCGGGTGGCCCGCGCCATGtccatccccacctccccaacccGTGTCAGCTTTCACAGCATCAAGCAGTCCACAGGGGTCTGA
- the SPPL2C gene encoding signal peptide peptidase-like 2C — translation MACLGFLLLLLLLLASTVAQGEYGVVHVVSQNWSKDYCVLFNSDYVTLPRDLRHAPLLPLYDGTSAPWCPGEDSSHQAQPSSPSQRPLHRTTAMVMRGNCSFYAKGWLAQGRGAHGLLIVSRASGQQCADTTLASQDPHKPLPDLTIPVALLRYSDMLDILGHTHGGAMARVALYAPPEPILDYNIVVIFILALGTVAMGGYWAGLTEADRLQRRRARGGGGPEGHNQQEAVAAQGRQEEDDEDTPVDFTPAMTGAVVAMSCSIMLLLYFFYDSFVYVMIAIFGLGAGTGLYGCMAPLLHYLPLQRYQWPLPGRRACLRLPLLLLAGLCAGVTGLWVAYRNEDRWAWLLQDALGIAYCLFVLQRVRLPKLKNCTFFLLALLAFDVFFVFITPLFTRTGESIMVEVASGPADSLSHERLPMVLKVPQLSSSALALCDQHFTILGFGDIVVPGFLVAYCHRFDVQMHSRQVYFMACTVAYAVGLLVTFAAMVLTQMGQPALLYLVSSTLLTSLAVATCRQELILFWTGQGKVKTPTQPMAGLCGAHPDGSKQKQEDTANVHTAREPEGATNLLAGDLDSNLREDTARIVTTSEDEATSLVGCSDSSEGWSDANLDSDELPLASPRSSEELMPLMPLMPSPSEMGHAHTHAHAQAQAQAQAQAQVQAADLPWRKLHKRKGFKVKKSMSTQAPL, via the coding sequence ATGGCGTGCCTGggtttccttctcctcctcctcctccttctcgcCAGCACAGTGGCCCAGGGAGAGTATGGCGTGGTCCACGTGGTGTCACAGAACTGGAGCAAGGACTACTGTGTGCTGTTCAACTCGGATTATGTCACCTTGCCCCGGGACCTGCGCCAcgccccactcctgcccctgTATGATGGCACCTCGGCACCCTGGTGCCCTGGCGAGGACTCCTCCCaccaagcccagcccagctcccccagcCAGCGGCCCCTCCACCGGACCACCGCCATGGTCATGAGGGGCAACTGCAGCTTCTACGCTAAGGGCTGGCTGGCTCAGGGCCGAGGCGCCCACGGGCTGCTCATCGTGAGCCGGGCCAGTGGACAGCAGTGCGCAGACACCACCCTGGCGTCCCAGGACCCCCACAAGCCCCTGCCAGACCTCACCATCCCGGTGGCCTTGCTCCGATACTCTGACATGCTGGACATCCTCGGCCACACCCACGGGGGCGCCATGGCCCGAGTGGCCTTGTACGCGCCTCCAGAGCCCATCCTCGACTACAACATAGTGGTCATCTTcatcctggccttgggcaccgtGGCCATGGGTGGCTACTGGGCCGGCCTGACCGAGGCCGATCGGCTGCAGCGGCGCCGGGCCCGAGGAGGAGGGGGGCCCGAGGGGCACAATCAGCAGGAAGCAGtggcagcccaggggaggcaagAGGAAGACGACGAGGACACACCTGTGGACTTCACACCAGCCATGACGGGAGCAGTGGTCGCCATGTCCTGCTCCATCATGCTGCTCCTCTACTTCTTCTACGACTCCTTCGTCTACGTCATGATTGCCATCTTCGGCCTGGGCGCGGGCACCGGCCTCTACGGCTGCATGGCCCCCCTGCTGCACTACCTGCCCCTGCAGCGATACCAGTGGCCCCTGCCTGGCCGCCGGGCCTGTCTGCggctgcccctgctgctgctggccggCCTGTGCGCGGGGGTGACCGGCCTCTGGGTGGCCTACCGCAACGAGGACCGCTGGGCTTGGCTCCTGCAGGATGCGCTGGGCATAGCCTACTGCCTTTTCGTCCTGCAGCGCGTGCGGCTGCCCAAACTCAAGAACTGTACCTTCTTCCTGCTGGCCCTGCTGGCCTTCGACGTCTTCTTTGTCTTCATCACGCCCCTCTTCACCAGGACCGGCGAGAGCATCATGGTGGAGGTAGCCTCAGGCCCGGCAGATTCCTTGAGCCACGAGCGGCTGCCCATGGTGCTCAAAGTGCCCCAGCTGAGCTCCTCGGCCCTGGCCCTGTGTGACCAGCACTTCACCATCCTCGGCTTCGGTGACATCGTGGTCCCAGGCTTCCTGGTTGCCTATTGCCATCGCTTTGATGTGCAAATGCACTCACGCCAGGTCTACTTCATGGCCTGCACCGTGGCCTACGCCGTGGGTCTGCTGGTCACGTTTGCTGCCATGGTCCTCACGCAGATgggccagcctgccctgctctACCTGGTGTCCAGCACCCTGCTCACCAGCCTGGCCGTGGCCACCTGCCGCCAAGAGCTCATCCTCTTCTggactggccagggcaaggtcaAGACACCCACCCAGCCCATGGCAGGGCTCTGTGGCGCTCATCCAGATGGCTCCAAGCAGAAGCAGGAGGACACGGCAAACGTCCACACGGCCAGGGAGCCTGAGGGGGCCACCAACCTTTTGGCAGGGGACTTAGACAGCAACCTCAGGGAGGACACAGCCAGGATTGTCACCACATCTGAGGACGAAGCCACCAGTCTGGTTGGCTGCAGTGACAGCTCCGAGGGCTGGAGTGATGCCAACCTGGACTCTGATGAGCTGCCACTTGCCTCCCCCAGGTCCTCGGAGGAGCTGATGCCGCTGATGCCACTGATGCCATCACCCTCAGAGATGGGCCACGCACACACCCATGCCcatgcccaggcccaggcccaggctcaggctcaggcccaGGTCCAGGCCGCTGACCTGCCCTGGAGGAAGCTGCACAAAAGGAAGGGTTTTAAGGTAAAGAAGAGCATGTCGACTCAGGCTCCCTTGTGA